The sequence below is a genomic window from Tachysurus vachellii isolate PV-2020 chromosome 2, HZAU_Pvac_v1, whole genome shotgun sequence.
AAGAGTCACTGATGCaccggtgtgtgagtgtaaaggACAGAACGTCTGGACTGATCCCACACAAGACCTGTTGTAGCAGAAACCACAGATAAAGTGAACGCTGGCTCTGATAGAAGGGAGTCAGGTGACACTTAAGCGAGGCCCAAAACCCTCAATTGCATTAATCAGATAAATGTAGGTTTCTCTGGAGGCATCTTCTAAATTCCAAAGATCTCCATCCAATGGagtatctgtgggatgtgctggacaaacaagtttGATCCATGGAGGCTTTACCTCCAAAGGGTTTAGGTGGCAGGTGGTTCAACCTTATGGTTGATTAGGTCCCGTGACTACCTGTGGTGTAGCGGCTAGGGCGATGGACTCTAGTGCAGAAGATCTCTGGTTCAAGTCTGTGTGATGGTTCTTTTTCCTCAGGGTTCATTAGATGAAGGTGAAAAGGTCTATAACGTGGCCTGTAAGTAAGAGTTCCTGTAGCTCATGTGGATGAGTATCACCTCTGGGTCAAGCAGTTgctggttcaagccccagccaGGACTCCAGGATGTGTCATGAGTGATGTGGAGTAAGAGATGTGGAAGGTACAGGATGAGGGTGGgggtagtgtgtgtatacatgtgtgtatacatgtgtgtgtatacatattcaTCCTCATTCTATGtgactgaattattttaattacatcatcagatttttaaTCTTGCTAATGATGAGTTACTCAAACATCATTAGTGTTTGTAGCTCAGTTTGTGGCTCTAACTTTACTGCTCTGTAGCGCCACCAGGTGGACAAACAGAGACTTGATCTTTTTCACAATTCAAATTTCATCTAAATTACGAGGAAGACCATTTAAAATGTAGAACAGTTTCGTTAAACTGCTAAACCaccttataaaataaaattatatataaaatgttatcaCTCATAACTGTAACTACAACATGCTAACATGATGCTAACATGCTAGCGACTTGCTAGCAACATGCTAACTCACTCCCTGTTTGATGTTAATATAAACTTTAACCCTTTTGCACGTCGCTCTGAGTGGAACTTAATTATCAACATTATTACAgcagaatatttaataaagtcCCGAAATTAATGTTATAAATTCAGTAATTAGTGTCACTTCCGGAGACGCTTATAAACAAACGGTCCGTCCTGTAAAACGTCCCCGGGCAAACATTAAAACACGTGTTGATGGTTCCGTATTGAGTTTCATCCCGGAGTTTAATATCGcgttatttatgttattaattCTGACAAATAAACTGTTTATTGTCACGAATCACGATTTGATCTCGTTACTGATGACTCTTTGGTCGGTGGTGGTTCGTCTCGGTCAGTAAGATACTGACAGTGTAGAAAAGACTCGTGTGAAACATTTATGTAAACACGTTTAAATCTCTTTCACATTTATTGTTGATTCTGAATCAGtacctgaggtgtgtgtgaggtgtgagtgtgtgaggtgtgtgtgtgtgtgaggtgtgtgtgtgtgtgtgtgtgtgtgtgaggtgtgtgtgtgtgtgtgtgtgaggtgcgtgaggtgtgtgtgtgtgaggtgtgtgtgtgtgtgtgtgtgtgtgaggtgcgtgaggtgtgtgtgtgtgaggggtgtgtgtgtgtgaggtgtgtgtgtgtgtgaggtgcgtgaggtgtgtgtgtgtgaggggtgtgtgtgtgtgaggtgtgtgtgaggtgtgtgtctgtgaggtgtgtgtgaggtgtgaagtgtgtgtgtgaggtatgtgtgtgaggtgtgtgtgaggtgtgtgtgtataaggtgtgtgtgagtgaggtgtgtgtgaggtgtgagtgtgtgaggtgtgtgtgtgtgcgtgtgtggtgtgtgtgaggtgtgtgtgaggtgtgtgtgtgtagtgcaacAGACAacagtgtaaaaacaaatatCAGCTGCTCACATGGCTGTAATTTGTGTTTACAttactgtaatgtgtgtaattaaaagttaaatatgttgtaaaaaagattcattcagtcctcattttttgtaaaaacaaaataaataaaaataaaactaaaataataatgatgatgtaatTAGACTGAAAAGCTCCAGTGAAACAGTAAGGACACTTTTATTCCAGTGTCTCCAGGTCCATCATGGAAGCAGTTTTTCTCCTCTGGGTCATCAGTGTGAGCTGAAACACAGGTGGAGGTGTGTAGTTCAAGGGGAGAGACGTTATTACTGTATTCTAGTAGCTCTAGAACATGCTGagaacaatattgtgtgtgtgtgtgtgtgtgtgtgtgtgtgtgtgtacctgctgtgAGGTGGTGGACGCTCGGTGTTCAGCCTGAGTGAGTCGAGTCTGTAAGCGAGTGTTCTTCTCCTGCTGCTCTGTTAACTCATgctcacactaaacacacacagaaaatagtTATCACAAACAATTttatataaactgtgtgtgtgtgcgcatgtgtgtgtgcgcatgtgtgtgtgcacatgtgtgtgtgtgtgtgtgtgtacacatacacacctcttgGATCTTCTCTTGCTCTGAATGCAGCCTCATCTCCAGCTCCTGACAGCACTGCTTCTGTCTGCTCAGCTCCACCCTGAACCCCCACAAACAGCGCTATGTTTCAGTATTCACCAaaatgtctgtgagtgtgtgtgagtgtgtgtgtgagaaaagtgtgtgttacctgagaGAGGTGATTGTGTGttgcagtttgtgtgtgacttGTATGCTCTCCTCTCTGTAGcgcttgttgttttgttgttgtgccAGCAGGCGGCGCTGTAGTTCAGCTGTGGAGTGTTTATGGCTTTCCTCCATCTCCCTGAGCTTTGACTCTACAGCCtgctccttcacacacacctcctgctGCATGCgtgacacctacacacacacacgcacacacacagcacacccatacacacacacccatacaaacacacacacacacacatacatacacacatatacacacacagcacacccatacacacacccatacaaacacacacacacccacacacacatacatacacacacacatacatacacacagacacacatacacgcacacacacaaagacacacacatacagacacgcacatacacacacacatacacacacacatacatacacacacacgcacacacacatacacagacacacacacatacacagacacacatacatacatacacacatacacgcacatagacacacgcacacacaccaagcacacccatacacacacatacacagtttgTTGTGTCTCTGTGCAGACATACACTCTttgcgctgtgtgtgtgtgtacctggagtttgttgtgtctctgtgcagacacacactctttgcgctgtgtgtgtgtacctgtagtttgttgtgtctctgtgcagacacacactctttgcGCAGTGTGTCCATGTCTTTGTGTAGTTGTTGGTTCTCCTGCTGCAGGCTGAGTCTCTCCTCACTCACACTGCTGCACTCTGTTCTCGTGCTCGACAGCGCCACCTGCAGCCTGCGCACCTCCTCCTGACAGCGCAACAGCTCCTCACtcaatctgcacacacacacacacacacacactttatatttaCCCACATTACATACTAGGTGGAACAGGAGGTACTTAAGAccacactactgtgtgtgtgtgtactcactccATCTCCATCTTCTTCATGTTAGACCGtgtggtgttgagtgtgtgcTCCAGCTcgtcttttattctctctgcaTTTAAACACCTCTGATGTAGAGCCTCCACCTTCCTCAGGTCTGCTTCACCGTATCGGCCCTCTctgtacacctacacacacacacacatacacacacacacacacacgaggaatACTGAAAGGTCTTTTTTTTACGACAATCACAAGAAAGGCAGaatgttttaaatagaaatgaactgaaatgaactAAGTGTTAAACATCTGTGTAGTGCTGCATGGGGACAAACAGAACGGCCTGCACTGAAAACACTGGCTGCTCTGAGCTGCCCTCTAGTGCAATACACCTTAATCCAGGAGCTGCAGTAcgcaggtcagtgtgtgtgtgtgtgtgtgtgtgtgtgtgtgtgtgtgtgtaaaaaccttCTCGAgttcctcctccaccaccttcctctctctgtgtgctctCTCCAGCTGACTCTGTTTATCAGAACACTcctgacaacaacaacacacattactgtcaaaaataattctgtgtgtatgtagtttaaaaagtgaaactgtgtgtgtgtgtgtgtgtgtgagagagagagagagagagagagagagagagagagtgtgtgtctgagagtgtgagtgtgtgtctgagagagtgtctgtgtctgagagtgtgggagagtgtgagtgtgtgtctgagagtgtgtgtttgtgtgtgagagtgtgtgtttgtgtgtgagagtgtgtgtgagatagtgtgtgtgtgtgtgagagagagagagtgtgtataaaATCATCTTGACCAGCTGCAGGGCTGCAAGTTCCTCAGTGAGACGATGgatctgtgtgttacactgctgACGTACACACTCCACCTGTAACAcagtaatcatcacacacacacacacacacacacactccacctgtaacacagtaatcatcacacacacacacacacacacacacacacactccacctgtaacacagtaatcatcacacacacacacacactccacctgtaacacagtaatcatcacacacacacacacacactccacctctAACACAGTAatcatcactcacacacacacacacacacacacacacacacacacacacacacacacactccacctgtaacacagtaatcatcacacacacacacacacactccacctgtaacacagtaatcatcacacacacacacacacacacacacacacacacacacacacacactcccacactccacctgtaacacagtaatcatcacacacacacacactccacctgtaacacagtaatcatcacacacacacacacacacacacacacacacacacacacactccacctgtaacacagtaatcatcacacacacacacacacacacactccacctgtaacacagtaatcatcacacacacacactccacctgtaacacagtaatcatcacacacacacacacacacactccacctgtaacacagtaatcattacacacacacacactccacctgtaacacagtaatcatcacacacacacacacactccacctgtaacacagtaatcatcacacacacacacacacactccacctctAACACAGTAatcatcactcacacacacacacacacacacacacacacactccacctgtaacacagtaatcatcacacacacacacacacactccacctgtaacacagtaatcatcacacacacacacacacacacacacacacactcccacactccacctgtaacacagtaatcatcacacacacacacacacacactccacctgtaacacagtaatcatcacacacacacacactccacctgtaacacagtaatcatcacacacacacacacacacacacacacacacactccacctgtaacacagtaatcatcacacacacacacactccacctgtaacacagtaatcatcacacacacacactccacctgtaacacagtaatcatcacacacacacacactccacctgtaacacagtaatcatcacacacacacacacacacaccacctgtaacacagtaatcatcacacacacacacacacaaacacacacacacaccacctgtaacacagtaatcatcacacacaaacacacacacacacacacacaccacctgtaacacagtaatcatcacacacaaacacacacacactccacagcaTGGAacaggtgcattgtgggatacaTACCTCCTTCCTGGTGCGGACAGCTGCCTCCTCCACCAGTTGCTTCATCCCTTCCTTCATCCTCTCCAACTCCTCCACCCTCTGCTTTTCCCGGAGTTGAGCCtatgattaaacacacacacacacacacacacacacacacacacacacacacacacacacacacacacaccagttctaTGAGGGTGGAGTGTCTGAGGTTGAGACACCTGCCCATGTTGTTATAcctgagctcacagacaccaGTGATTGGTTATTGTGGCTGCAGGGGGCGGGGCTGGGGGAGATTACTGGGGGTTACTGTATCTCCTACCCCATGTCATTTGCCCCATGTAGGAGGAGCTGGATCAGGGCTGACTCCTCCCCCCTGGGTGTTtcattttgtaataatttaaatttaaagatcACTGCTCTGATGTTCTCTACAGTATACTCTGTAAACTCTAAAGATGTGgagcccagtgtgtgtgtgtgtgtgtgtgtgtgtgtgtgtgtgtgtgtgttgcctgatCTCTCTGTAGTGCCGCCTCCTCAGCCAGCTGCAGTGAATCCCGAAGTCTCTGAAATGCTTCAAACTTCTCGTCCTCTAGTGCAGCACAGCGACTCTGAAGCTCCCCGACCTGCTTCTCCCACAGAACCTCCTTCTTCCTCATTGTCTCCACGTCCTGACCCGCCACCTTCAACCTGacatcaccatgacaacagaGCTTACTGTAgaactctgtttgtgtgtgtgtgtgtgtgtgtgtgtgtgtgcttgtgtacatGCCTGCCTTCTATCTGGCACAGTGCTGTCTGTAGCTGCAAAAGCCTGCGATCAGATGCTTCCTCTCTCCCATGAGCCTCTGCTGCATcctcctcctacacacacacacacacacacacacatacacacacacgacattGTAATATACCTGTCagctttcaaaataaagaaatgcactAAACTCCACACACCGTGCGCTGCATCTGCTCCTGAACGTCCTTCATGAACTTAGTCATCTCATCCACTTTAGCGGTAGCTGTCCTGAGGTCCAGTTTCGCccgcctgacacacacacacacacacacacacacacacacacactttagtgaGCTAGcgatgtgttaaataaatacacagtgcTCACCCGTGTTAATGCTGACCTGAGGTGGTTACGTAGCTCCTCCAGTTCAATGCTCTGTTCTGTTATGGTCTTCAGGAGCTCTTCATTGGTCTGAGTGTGACACAGGACACATAAGTATCTGCCAAACATTGACCCCACCCCctctcccccacacactcatTAAATACGCATGGTTTAAGGACGACTTCAGACACACGACACTCATTCATTTAGTTTAGTGACCAATAACACTATCTGAAATGGAGGAACCACCTGGAGATACATGAGACTGAGGTGGACTAAACCACTAAGAGACTAGAGATGACAGTTTTGTGCTCAAAACTACATCAGTTCTGGACCCACAACATGACTGTGCTAAAAACACATTGTCCCTCATTGTAATAAAAACAGTGTTAGATGGATGAAGACACAGTGTGTCTGAGACAGAGTGTgtaatcaatacacacacacacacacacacacacgagtagTGTGTAGGATCGGTGAAGACTGAGATaaaagatggagagaaactCCAGAAACTAATATTAGAGTGTGAGACACAGAACGTTAGTGTACGATCTCCAGCTCACACTCCGTTATCACATTAATGTTAAATACGAGTAATTTAGCAAAAGTGAGACATTTCTCATGATATTTAAACCTACATGAGTGACTATAAGTGGGCGGAGTCTTACCGATTCcaggttctgattggtcacCTGAAGTTTCTGGGTGTGTTGTTGGAGTTGAGAAATCTGACCCTAAAGTAATAATCATCGTCATCAGCTgcattaaatgaatataaaactaTATTCACATCACTgtactttatgtaaataaagttatatttacagttttatttataatcctttaacaataaagaaaaatcagaatattcatttaaatctaCTTCAGAATAAATGCTTATAGATCTGAAGACTGTATTGTAGTGATGTGGTGGGTGGTGGTGATGTCTAGTGGTGTAACTGTGGGAGTACATAATCCTACTgccatatagtgtgtgtgtgtgtgtgtgtgtgtgtgtgtgtacctgtgtgtgttggtgttgtgcGCTGTGTATGTGTTCGTCTCTCATGGTGGTCTGGTAAAGTTTCTGTAGACGATCCAGCTCCTGAGCAGCAACTTGCCACATCTGTACTGCCCGCTCCTTCTCctacacatcatcatcatcatcatcatcatcatcatcatcatcaaatacATCCTGAATTCTGCAAATGTTGGGATgtgttttaaatttgaataaaatgaaacctaaaagatttttaaatcacatgagCCGATATTTTGTTCACAATAGAACAAATCAGAAATTCTCCACTTTTATCTTCTAACTGAACTCAGTTGTAATTTGATGGCTGCTGTAGGTCTAATAGTTGGGACATCATGTTTACATGGTGTAGcatctcctcttcttttcacatacacacacgcacacacacgcaaaataCTTAAATACCTcattacagtagtgtgtgtgtgtgtgtgtgtgtgtgtgtctgtgtacctCCACTGCACACTTGACCTGCTCCTCCAAGTTGGTAACAGTGACTGTATCTGCTGCATCTTCATCCACAGAGAGAGTCTGGAGCTGTTTCTCTACAGAGAGCCGCTGTTCTGCATAGAGCCTGTACAGGGAACCACACAACaaccagagaacacacacaaacacacactatatatataaaagtaatacaacaagaacaaaaaaaaatcatttaagaaaatgtaagtaaaatttTG
It includes:
- the sclt1 gene encoding sodium channel and clathrin linker 1 isoform X1, producing the protein MASELDFLRDQVNRLNLVLGRYQDAPSAFTQNEDEVCDSAALWSTDQGIMAPLIVEYDRHIQQMEKQLKLYQRQMVDVRASLEQVVCENERLYAEQRLSVEKQLQTLSVDEDAADTVTVTNLEEQVKCAVEEKERAVQMWQVAAQELDRLQKLYQTTMRDEHIHSAQHQHTQGQISQLQQHTQKLQVTNQNLESTNEELLKTITEQSIELEELRNHLRRAKLDLRTATAKVDEMTKFMKDVQEQMQRTEEDAAEAHGREEASDRRLLQLQTALCQIEGRLKVAGQDVETMRKKEVLWEKQVGELQSRCAALEDEKFEAFQRLRDSLQLAEEAALQRDQAQLREKQRVEELERMKEGMKQLVEEAAVRTRKEVECVRQQCNTQIHRLTEELAALQLECSDKQSQLERAHRERKVVEEELEKVYREGRYGEADLRKVEALHQRCLNAERIKDELEHTLNTTRSNMKKMEMELSEELLRCQEEVRRLQVALSSTRTECSSVSEERLSLQQENQQLHKDMDTLRKECVSAQRHNKLQVSRMQQEVCVKEQAVESKLREMEESHKHSTAELQRRLLAQQQNNKRYREESIQVTHKLQHTITSLRVELSRQKQCCQELEMRLHSEQEKIQECEHELTEQQEKNTRLQTRLTQAEHRASTTSQQLTLMTQRRKTASMMDLETLE
- the sclt1 gene encoding sodium channel and clathrin linker 1 isoform X2 yields the protein MASELDFLRDQVNRLNLVLGRYQDAPSAFTQNEDEVCDSAALWSTDQGIMAPLIVEYDRHIQQMEKQLKLYQRQMVDVRASLEQVVCENERLYAEQRLSVEKQLQTLSVDEDAADTVTVTNLEEQVKCAVEEKERAVQMWQVAAQELDRLQKLYQTTMRDEHIHSAQHQHTQGQISQLQQHTQKLQVTNQNLESTNEELLKTITEQSIELEELRNHLRSALTREEDAAEAHGREEASDRRLLQLQTALCQIEGRLKVAGQDVETMRKKEVLWEKQVGELQSRCAALEDEKFEAFQRLRDSLQLAEEAALQRDQAQLREKQRVEELERMKEGMKQLVEEAAVRTRKEVECVRQQCNTQIHRLTEELAALQLECSDKQSQLERAHRERKVVEEELEKVYREGRYGEADLRKVEALHQRCLNAERIKDELEHTLNTTRSNMKKMEMELSEELLRCQEEVRRLQVALSSTRTECSSVSEERLSLQQENQQLHKDMDTLRKECVSAQRHNKLQVSRMQQEVCVKEQAVESKLREMEESHKHSTAELQRRLLAQQQNNKRYREESIQVTHKLQHTITSLRVELSRQKQCCQELEMRLHSEQEKIQECEHELTEQQEKNTRLQTRLTQAEHRASTTSQQLTLMTQRRKTASMMDLETLE
- the sclt1 gene encoding sodium channel and clathrin linker 1 isoform X3, which gives rise to MAPLIVEYDRHIQQMEKQLKLYQRQMVDVRASLEQVVCENERLYAEQRLSVEKQLQTLSVDEDAADTVTVTNLEEQVKCAVEEKERAVQMWQVAAQELDRLQKLYQTTMRDEHIHSAQHQHTQGQISQLQQHTQKLQVTNQNLESTNEELLKTITEQSIELEELRNHLRRAKLDLRTATAKVDEMTKFMKDVQEQMQRTEEDAAEAHGREEASDRRLLQLQTALCQIEGRLKVAGQDVETMRKKEVLWEKQVGELQSRCAALEDEKFEAFQRLRDSLQLAEEAALQRDQAQLREKQRVEELERMKEGMKQLVEEAAVRTRKEVECVRQQCNTQIHRLTEELAALQLECSDKQSQLERAHRERKVVEEELEKVYREGRYGEADLRKVEALHQRCLNAERIKDELEHTLNTTRSNMKKMEMELSEELLRCQEEVRRLQVALSSTRTECSSVSEERLSLQQENQQLHKDMDTLRKECVSAQRHNKLQVSRMQQEVCVKEQAVESKLREMEESHKHSTAELQRRLLAQQQNNKRYREESIQVTHKLQHTITSLRVELSRQKQCCQELEMRLHSEQEKIQECEHELTEQQEKNTRLQTRLTQAEHRASTTSQQLTLMTQRRKTASMMDLETLE